The window TGTGCTAATTGTACAGAAATGTCTATtaccaaaaaaagatattgaaacatgTAAACCCATTTTGTCTACAGTTGTTCAGTTAAAATTATTGCAAGTATTTGTCACCGTAAGGAAGAATACAGAATGTTTGGATACACAGCCAAACAGTTTAAAACTGTCGGTGCATTACACTTTTCTGACGAAAATTTTGCAAGAGGGTATTGCATAACTTAAAGAGCTAAATGATGTAAATTCAAGACTCCTCAATGCAGTGCAAAATGGGAAACCTTTGCTTAATGCACATCTGGATTTTTGAATGGATATGGGCTACcttacccgtggcgttcgtagcggacGTTTGGAGAACCCTCCAAGGTCCTACCCTCAGCTGGAGGGTCGGGTCTggaagtcgggcttattattttagtcgggcttaaaattttttccgcaaaaactgacactcatcggaattggttgaatatcacaggattaatcgtttttgaaatacacaaTTGATTCCTAGTTagttctctacatacactcaccgaatatttctactgcatcacgctagcgctgtaccgtactggcgcgccagcattGCGTTAAATATTcggtttgtttcaaaaacgattaacttaataaaagaaaatagcaattttcccggaatcaccattcaattttgagtatatcgtgtgatattcaaccaattccgatgagtttcagttttttcagaaaatttttttaagcccgaccgagaaaagttgggcttatttagtcgggcttatttagtcggacttaaaaattttttcggtcagtgtatgtagagagtTAACTataaatgtgaccggtagatggcgataggagtaaaacagaaaaaaaggccaatattttttatttttattttaggtaaaatggatgtatggcaatccgttttatccaaaataaaaagaaaaatcttggccttttttttttactttaaaattgtttaaaaacattttatttgtgacggataaagtttctcgtaatgacctttgcgtccacaagaggcgccttaaaccgtgacTCATCGGGtctttttcaggcatatttctagattggcttaacgcgtgcaGTACGCTGTCTGCACGCGCAAacatttgtttcgttttgatctactttttttctgtccagggtcacaaggtaagtgttttcttgtattcctagtgagattactttaatatggttttgtttaacagttccgagaaggacattttgccagagagtgtccacaagctggtggaGGCGGTGGCAGTGGTCCGTTGatgtcacaaagtaagatgaaaatatcgaaaaagatgtgcgaagttaacttcttggtgtttttatagtatggggaaggggacATCTCTCGAAGGATTGTCTACAAGGgggcggtggtggaagtcgtgcctgccatgaggtaaaaaaaaaaaacaacaaaaagcatttttagtgttcatttttaacgaagaagagggccatgtagcaagggattttccacaaggaggaggcattggtggcagcaagtgttacagTGCAAACATCAGTTgtctcttcacaaaaatatattatgttacagtgttcattgttttaccccagtgtcatgaagctggccacacctcgaaaggctgccctaatctattcagtgaattgacggaagatggaaagccgcGTGAGCAATACATTCTGGAAGCTGTGATAtacgatgaaaaggaactgaaTAAGGGCATCAtctgtggggaacgctttaacaattttgttaaagttgtccttcaggtaagccatttctcgaaactgtattttatgatttaaaaatatctattgggtttgctttagattacaggaaaagatgtacctcaatacttaacaccattcgaagaagccggcctgtgTCAACTActaaaccaacacctgttcagaaagcttcagttgcaggtattcttgccaaaagagatttaattgcttgtgctgtcacgggctccggcaaaacggtaatccaattaattaacgctgtgtaatttttaaaccttgatgccctcgtactgacttgattcaaatgggtcggtatgaactgggtaaattgaagtaaaagtaattttgagtgggcacgccagTAATTGCGACTAccaaaaggtccaattgcatcactactcaacaaacccttcgtgatattcgttgattaagtcatctaaaattttacattttttcatgcaggcgtcgtacttggtaccggttttgaacatattgttagaacaaggtgttgctggtgcgtctcatgccatggggcaaaagccagaagttgtaattgtcgcacccactcgtgaattggccattcaaattcaccgcgaagcgtgtaaattctcctgcAGTTCAGTTTTAAAGtttgtgattatatatggaggaactgtcacgagccatcaacggtcaaatcttcaagctgggtgcaatattcttgtcgcgaccgcggggcgattcaaggattttctcgacggtggagtatttgacttctcaggggtcaggttttaaattttggacgaagctgatcgaattgtcaaccatccaacggtgaatccgaaagtatgttctcgattgcttttgagtatgagattcgactgatgtaatactatttgtttctctgtagggaatccgtcgtgttgtatattttcggctacattcccagatgaagtagaagcgctggctgcgacgtacatggaagactacatcttcgtcacaacaggcattgtcgatggcaccaatccggatgttgaacagtggttttttcagtgctcgaaaagagataagagagctaaactgatcgaagttttacaagatctcggtgatgccaagactatcgtttttgtcgacagcaaaaagacggcggatttcgtcgctgcattctcgtgcaatgacaacttacaagtaagaatcaaaactgttggaattgggcaaagtgtcttaactttaaatgtctagtctaccagcatccatggtgagcgtcaacgaaaatcgtaaatgtctcttccgaagcgTCTGTCAGAAAAATATActagcaatcaactcacgaatcatgtaaggtatgaaatatatatatgaattaagagtttttatgcctaatggtgttttactgtcttattatagatgaacaataaaagccgatgtcgaggtgacgaagaaaacaacacgtcgaGGTGCTGTCAAACGTGTCTCCGTTCCGGAGAAGGAAGCGCCGGAAGGCAAAAGGCGTCGTGGTGAAACGAAAGCCAATAAATACGTTGCTGGATTGGATGATGTAGAAATGTTAGACGAAGGCAAAGGACACGCTGCCGACATCCACGCCAATCACATGCCAGATGAACCGGAGGCGAACAATGGATCGCCAGTCACATCCGTCAAAAGTGGACGATCTACTCGCGCAAAGGGCGCactcaaagttcattttgacgtgGCCGAAACGGCGCATTCGCCAGTCAGATCCACCAGTTCGGCGCGGACGACGGCTTCACCGGCCGAGAAGAAACTCTCTCTCCAGCTGGAACGCGACCCCGACATTGAGATTTTGGCCGCTACagccaaagaagaggaagagaaagcaccggccgccaaacgttcacgacaaaagaagggcccggcagtatctgccgcaacaatggcggatgaacctccggccgtgccggccacgaaacggacacgtgatggcaagaaaacaactagcgAACCTGAGCTTGTTAAGGAGGATACCTCATCGCCACCACCTCGACGTACTCGACGTAAGAAACATCTAACAGCAAgacccatcaatgaattacctattttgtttttcttttgttttacccatAATTTTTTACCCATTGAATAATTTGTTCACATATCGGATTCTATTCTGCTTTTGGGTTCACTTCTGTACCTCTTTCCCCAAGTTGACCTCATTACGTGTTCCTATCCATGCGTTGAGGCTCActtgattataattttttgttctttaaattttgtgtccaattttcattctgagcgacgcccaaataattttgaagaaatacaGATTTTGGTACGGTTGGTTAAGTATTTCACAATTGGCacggatttgtgtgtgtgtgtgttactgaTGTTGGTGGACCTACTGCGCGAGAGCCGCAACATGAATTTATCTTTCCCAGCAATACATAAGTTACCATtgtaaacccgaaagacaaccagccacctccttgttttaatttggtttttgcatagtatctTCCTGTGCGAGAGAAAGCTAAAAAGTTGTGTCTTAAATTTAATTCGCCGCCCATATTGAAATATGTGGCAACGTtgcttgagttttgtgaaccgcCACCAGTCGCCATTTGATAGTTCattgtcgtgtgtgaaacatGTGGTGTGCATCTGACGGGCGAAATACTGGACACATCAGGtagcaatggtaaagtaatacttgagtgaatgtttcgccaagaaaacattgttaaccaaagacattgattctaattctaacaaaaacattgttccacaagaaactttaatttgagaatacctaattatatttgaaactccttttcaaattacaaaatgaatggcacattattaagaagaaactaagaagtaattcttttcatgctgagtcattgtttgtttctaaattttagggaatatcacaagttgtgaacaagacgTGGTGCCTTGGCCCTCGTTGTCtcatctccatgccagatggccattaagaaggatcataaatgtgtggcaatatcattcttccatattccactattgtattattctttgccattattttcatctcaTACCATCAACGCAAGaagaatttatttgcttgctaTCATGGATGGTAACTCatgtccttaaaagtaagcacgacaggcacattgagataatggttattgctgccttcttgctttttaaaaaaggcatcaagccaaactgctcaaccatgcagttaggctttgtacttttttaaaaattagaattaatgaaataaaacaaagcttgtcatttcaatcatttcaggattgtggagacaaacattgtggttccaaAGGTTTCCTTTGTTAGGCAAgtcgtttaataatgcttggtgttacaactgttttaaattatttttaattaaaattttttcattcatgaCATTTGCAGGTTTTGAGCAGtgagaaacgattgttgctgatgtagagttttgtaacggtggaccccacagtctatgacagaaacaagtaggacagaaaattccatcttcatcactaacaaaagaaaaaggaggtttgaattttaaggttaggttacaaacaaaacaacaataaaaccatttgctgatactacctttcatacattgttatcacaaataggagcagtacatattggcagccatgtagctttgtagttgcttcaagaatttttttccttgtctggtgattggttggtaatgttgcccattctattgttaattttttctctaggttaatgctataaaacatttattttaggactttgaatacctcctatccttatagccatggaacacttgacattgactccatttacacttgcagaaacaaaaacgaacatatttgcaacaagtattttttgtgactatgaaaccaaaaattgtgaattttttaagtacctttatttagaagacatctagcggagggaTTGCTTGTTACTGAGTACTCTACTGAACTGTCAATTTGTTCGTTGTCAGGGGGCTATATCGAGTTTGGTTGCCATAATAATGGTTGCCTCGCGAATTGGAAATGCTTTACCGAATCCCAGGATATCGCCAAGTGTGCCATATTGTCATAATCGTTTTCCTCCTTAGGATGGTTACCAATGTGCAGTTGAATtctaaaaggtaaaagcacAAGTTCTTGGTGAAAACTTGTTGTGCAGCATACCACGCCATTAATAGCTTGCTGAAAAGTTCTGGTTACTTTCTGctttgtttccaggttttgtttgatatgctatatttaaagaactgatgttggcaccagcttgatgggaaaaagtcatttccaatgtggtaggagatttatctagaattgcattaacattCTAATTTAACACGAGAAATTTTCTAGGGCACggaaacttggatttatttggtgataGTCAGATGATTTTCCTGAAGTTGaagtttgaaataacctttcaaagcctaaactcatctttgtagaaagggacttgtaagtaaacaagaaacattttctgcttttttctAACTATATCTAACatacataattttctgttcaatagttaatgttttttttgtttttttttaataaaggtgaGAAGTAACGCTGGCTCTGTAATTGTTcttggtttggggcaagacgttgaataaattgtgatgattggatggacaaGATGGAATTCCTACACTTCattcatattccccaaacggtatttaaaattcaaaaattgaagtgcatatctgggctcccttcctttccgtagccccgtttccccttgactcgtaataagcccgtagggggtcatgcccctactgtacggtatatttaaaaataacatataccgaggtttggagggctctggccggaaaggggacgtgggggtccgcttagtccgatgatgtgttcacggagggcgaggtggcaacccacaaatccgaactaaaggttaatcgctccagtaaaaatgttccatatcttcggctcttcttccggcttctcttagctaatcaccgggtaatctccccggtgggtcaacaaggcagtgtctccccctgcctgggttgacggcaacttttgaaagggctattgtgcctttttaaagttgcaaaaataattctagtgtgcagagaattgtcaa of the Daphnia carinata strain CSIRO-1 chromosome 10, CSIRO_AGI_Dcar_HiC_V3, whole genome shotgun sequence genome contains:
- the LOC130701658 gene encoding probable ATP-dependent RNA helicase vasa-like, translated to MSQIWGRGHLSKDCLQGGGGGSRACHECHEAGHTSKGCPNLFSELTEDGKPREQYILEAVIYDEKELNKGIICGERFNNFVKVVLQITGKDVPQYLTPFEEAGLCQLLNQHLFRKLQLQASYLVPVLNILLEQGVAGASHAMGQKPEVVIVAPTRELAIQIHREACKFSCSSVLKFVIIYGGTVTSHQRSNLQAGCNILVATAGRFKDFLDGGVFDFSGVRF